In Candidatus Tectomicrobia bacterium, the genomic stretch AGCCGAGCTTGGCGAGGTCGCCCTCCCCGGCCATCTCCAGGGCCTCGACGACGAGCCGGCCCGACGACTCGAAGGCGTCCACCATGGCGGCCCGCGGGCCGGCCATGAGGGCGTCGCCCCTCTCCTTGCGGATGGCGTAGAACTCCTTGGCGTCGCCCCCGTAGGGGGGCTCGGGCGGGAGGCCCTCGACGGCGCGCCGGACGGAGTTGGCGTAGAAATCGGCACCGGTGGTGATGTGGGCGACGGCGTCCTGCGCGGCCCAGCCGGGGCAGAAGGTGGGGGTGGTCCAGTCCTTCTCGCTAAAACCCCGCCAGTACGCGGCGAGGCGTTCGGTTTCGGACCGGACGAGGGGCACGCGGGAGAGATATTCTTTGGGCGTCACGAGGCAGCTCCTTCCGGTGCGGTGGTGCCGCAAGGATCTCGGCCGCGCTGCGCCCGGCGGCCTGGGGGGTGCGGGAACGGAGGAAGTATACGGCGGCCCGGGGGCGTGTCCAGGGGTCCGGGCAGGCGGATCGACCCCCCGCCTGGACAACCCCGCGGACGGGTGGGAAGGTGCGTCCGGCATCTCCACCCGGGAGCGTGAATGATCGACAACACCGCCGGCATCCTCTGGGCGCTCGGCGCGGCCATCATGGCCGCCTTCACGGCGGTGCTCGCCTACCGGCCCCTGCGGCAGATGGGCTTCATGGCCGCCACCCTCTTAACGAATTTCATGAACATGCTCGTGCTGGGCGCCTGGGGCTGGTGGATCTACGAGCCGGGCCAGTACAGCACCGAGGGGATGCTCTGGTTCGCGCTCATGGGAGTGACGGCCTACAGCTACGGGCGGGTGGTCTTCTATAAGGCGCTCGACATCATCGGGCCCCCGCGCCTGATGACGATCTCGACAACGGCCCCCCTGCTGAGCCTGAGCCTGGCGGTCCTCTTCCTGGGGGAGCGGCCGGGGCTCCCGGTGCTGGGGGGAACCCTGCTCGTCATCGCCGGGATCATCATGGTGAGCTACGAGCCCTCGGAGGGGCGGTGGGTGCAGAAGGGGATATTCTGGGGCTTCGCGAGCGCCCTCTCGCTCGGCGTGAGCGTCTTCCTCCGCAAGAAGGGCCTCGCCGCCATGCCGAACGTGGGGCTCACCGTGGCGTGGTCCAACCTGGTGAGCTTCCCCGTGCTCCTGGCCGTGCGGCCCCTCATGCCCCCCGTGCTCTTCCACTGGAAGATGGGCTGGGCCTTCTGGGCCATGCTGGGCGTGGGCTTCCTCAATTCCTTCAACCAGATCCTCTACAACCTGGCGGTGCTCCACGGCGAGGTGAGCGTGGTGGGGCCCATCATCTCCGCGAGCCCCGTCTTCTCGCTGCTCTTCACGGCGCTCCTGCTGCGGGACACGGACCGCATCCGCCCGGCGACGGCGGCGGGGGTGCTGGTCACGGCCGGGGGGATGGCGGCCATCGCGCTGGGGCGTTGATCGCGCGGGGCCGGAGGGGTAGATTCCGGTGATACCGACCGCGCGGACGGCTCACCCTATTTCCACGGAGACATGCCATGAGCGACAAGGCCTTCATCGACCGGTTCCTGACCGAGGAAGTTCGGATGTGCCGCTTCTCCGTCACCCGCAAGGACGGCGGCCAGCTCATCCGCCCCATCTGGTACATCTGGGAGAACGGCAAGTTCCTCATCAGCACCAAGACGAGCGGCGTCCATACCCGCATCGTGCGCCGCAACCCCAAGATCTCCGTCTGCGTGGACAAGGACACCCGCCCCTACGCCGCCGTGGTGTGCGAGGGCGAGGTGGAGCTGGTGGAGGGCGTGGGGAAGGACCACGAGCTCATCGGCCGCTGCGCCCGGCGCTATCTGCCCCCCGAGATGGCCGAGAAGTTCATGGCGGGGCCGGTGGCCCAGGTGGACCGGGTGCGCTTCATCGTCCACCCCAGGCGCTGGACCATCTGGAACCAGGGCGCGAACCCTCCGTTCGGCGCGCGGGCGGGCGTCTACGCGTAGAGAAAAAATAGACCGAGATAGAGATGTATGAGCAGGCAAACGGAACCGACGATTGGTTCCGTTGAGCAATGGGGCCGTTCCTCCCTCTCCCTTCGGGAGAGGGCCAGGGTGAGGGAGGACTGCGGTCGCTCATCGGCTTTCCCTCACCCCCTTCCCCTCTCCCTCCTCCCGAACCGGCTTGCCGGTTCGGGGACCCGAAGAGAGAGAGGGGTGATGCGGACGGGAGGGTCGGGGGCCGACGAACAGCCAAGTCAAATCCCCGCCCTACAGGCTTTCCCCGATGGGCCGCACCCGCCCCCATATCCCCGCGGTGAAGCCCAGCACCCCCGCGAGCTGGGCGGCGGCCGAGACGATGAGCAGGAAGCGCGGGAACGGATGGCCCGTCCGCCAGAACCAGGGCTCGCCCGCCAGCCGGAGCAGGAGGCCCCCCACGGTCAGGTAATAGACCGCGTAGGCCGTCGGCAGGTGGTAGCGGCCCCGCGTCTCCCGGTGCTGGTCCTTCATCAGCGGGAACATCCACCACGCCACCCCCATCACCATGAGGCCCAGCCAGCCCACGAGGCCCATGTGGGCGTGGAGGAGGGCAAGGTCGCGCGGCATGGGGGTGCGGTAGAGCGCGTTCATCAGCATGAAGGCGGAGCCCGTCGAGAAGGTGAGGATGAAGAAGGCGAGGCTCGTTTTCACGTACAGGCGGATGACCGGGGGCATGCCGGAGCTCCTCTCCCTTGGGGCGGTCCTGTTCCCGTGACCGGCCCCCGCCCGTGGCGCCGGGGCCGGAGGTGCGCATACTGGCGGCGCAGGCGCCATCCGCCGAGGAGACCCGCATGGAGCCGGGGGCCGACCCGCGCAAATGGGCGCGCCTTCTCTTCTGCGCCGCATTCTACATGATGCTCACCGGACTGATGGGGTCCATCCTCACCCACGTCCTCTGCGTCCTCCGGCCGGGGAAGATCCTCTTCCTCCCCTCCCTCGCCGCCGCCTTCATCGCGGGCTGGTTCTACACGTTCGACCGGAAGGGCAGCCGCCTCGCCGAGGCGGGCGTCCTCGCAGGAGCGCTCACCGCCCTGCGCCTGGGGGTGGACCTCGCGTACCTGCAGCCGGTCTCGGGACTGTCCGCCCGGGACTACTTTGGGGCCTGGTGGACATGGGGCGGCTACCTGGGGAGCATTGGCGCGATTTTCGCCGCGGGATGGTGGACGGGGCGAAAACAAAGCTGACAATCCGGCGTTCGTAATCACTCATATTTTTTTTGCGGATCCGGTTGAAATGTTCCCTTCCGGCTCCTAGCTTGGTCCTATAGCAGCGCGGGGCCTTGGACGCCGCCTTCTGATTTCAGCAATCCGCCTGAATCCAAACTAAAAACACGATGAATGCAAAGAAAGGGGAATCCCCATGCGAAAGACACTGTTCGGCATTGCGCTAGCGGCGCTTGTCTTCTCCCTCATCCTGGGCGCAAACGGCGCCTCAGCAAACCCCGACCGGACCCAGTGCTGGGAGCGGGTTCGGGAAGCCAAGGTGGGCCTCAACAGCACGGCCTTCGCGGACGCTTTCGATAGGCAGGTGGCGACGGACGCCATCACGCGGGCGGAGGTCGCCCGGAGCGAGCACAACTACCGGACGTGCATTCAGCTCGCAAACTTCGCGCTGGACAAAATGCGGTCCGGGTAGAAGCGGCCTTTTTTCTTCTTTCGAGGAGATGATTCGATGCGCAAGCCCTTGACCGCCATTTCTCTCATGGCCCTGATACTTTCGCCGGCCGCCGCGGGCGCGGTGGAGCCCTTCTGGGGCGGCGATCCGGTGGTGGCGGGATGCCGGACGAAGATCAATCAGGCCAGGAACCGCTCCACGGCCGTGGGTTATCCCATGCGGGACAATGTGGCCGAGCTCATCTCCCGCGCCGTGCGCGAAGAGAGGGCGGGCGACTTCATCGCGTGCCACGGCTTCGCGGAGGTGGCCCTCATGCAGATCGATCGGTCCGAGAGAGGCGAGCCTCAGGCGCGTATTCCATAATTTCAACCGGGACAATTCGATGAAAGTGGGGGTCCGCCCGGCAGGCGGCGGACCCCGGGGAGAGGTCTTGCCCGAATCGCCGCCATGCCGCCTCCACAAGATGCCGCCTCCAAGGACACCTAAAATGCATGTCCGAAAACATGGAGGACCTGCCCCATGATGAAGACGACATTGGCAGGCTTGGCGATAGCCGCCGTTGTGTCGCCGGCGACGCTCGCCGGGGCGCAGGACTACTACGAGCGCCGCGACCTTGACCGCCGTGGCGCCTACGAGAGCGATTGCGTGCCGCTGCTCCGCGAGGCACGGGCGCGGGTGGGCCGCGTGGAAAACGACGACGCCCGCGACCAGATTCAGGACACCATCAGCCGCGCGGAGCGGGAACGGAGAGCGCGCGACTACAGGTCCTGCGCGAACCTGGCCGAAGTGGCCCTCAACCAGATCGACCGGAACGAGGGCAGGCGGGACAAGCGGAACGACAACCCGCTGATCCCCGACATCCTCAAGGACCGCCGCCGGTAGCCCGCAGGACCGGCTCAGGCCGGACGGCGCGGCCGGAACCGGCTCTCCAGGGCCGTTCCGGAGCGCCTCCGGCCCGGGCCGGGAGAAAAACGCCGCCAAAATGAAGCAATAAGAATGGAGGAAATCCTCAATGCTGAAGAAGACGTTCCTTACGTTCTCTCTCGCCGCCTTGGCCTTTTCGCCGGCCGCGGCGGTCGCCCAGTCGACCGGCTCCGGCCCCAGTCAGACCTCCTGCCAGCCGATGATCCTGGACGCGCTGGCCCAGTTGAACCGCGTGCCGGACGAGCACGCGCGCGGGCAGA encodes the following:
- a CDS encoding DMT family transporter — its product is MIDNTAGILWALGAAIMAAFTAVLAYRPLRQMGFMAATLLTNFMNMLVLGAWGWWIYEPGQYSTEGMLWFALMGVTAYSYGRVVFYKALDIIGPPRLMTISTTAPLLSLSLAVLFLGERPGLPVLGGTLLVIAGIIMVSYEPSEGRWVQKGIFWGFASALSLGVSVFLRKKGLAAMPNVGLTVAWSNLVSFPVLLAVRPLMPPVLFHWKMGWAFWAMLGVGFLNSFNQILYNLAVLHGEVSVVGPIISASPVFSLLFTALLLRDTDRIRPATAAGVLVTAGGMAAIALGR
- a CDS encoding pyridoxamine 5'-phosphate oxidase family protein, with protein sequence MSDKAFIDRFLTEEVRMCRFSVTRKDGGQLIRPIWYIWENGKFLISTKTSGVHTRIVRRNPKISVCVDKDTRPYAAVVCEGEVELVEGVGKDHELIGRCARRYLPPEMAEKFMAGPVAQVDRVRFIVHPRRWTIWNQGANPPFGARAGVYA